A window of the Chloroflexota bacterium genome harbors these coding sequences:
- a CDS encoding M1 family metallopeptidase produces MREGKGLCIISPVLMMKKQWKPLCSFVCFAVLFLASSCQRLSVFVRPTPTPFSTATPVLSPAWLDVDAYRAAMLPTTADDVTLIESPTFYYIRAQVDWVGEEPQVSVFQVTHYTNRTGEPLDRLYFRLWPNKPSYGSMLTFQRVMVQGDEPELEYKADNTAVGVILPHPLQPSQSIEVHMEYQVTVPVGNARGYGTFNYQDGVLLLSNFYAMVAVYEPTGWNLSLAPDYGDPVYAETSFFTMELTVPQGMVVVTSGSTTEKRDNGDGTTTWTCLSGPMRDFMVVASDRFESSSCAVGYIRLNSYYLPEHKEAGEEILEYARNGLRAYQQSFGPYPFAEFDVVEAPIYAGGMEYPGLIMIGQQYYDQGGEYFEFILAHEVAHQWWYSVVGNDQVNVPWLDESLTNFSTVYYYEHAYDRTRADLAFQNFIARRYEQIKGTSQDLPVDQPVFAFDPQEYSLIVYGKGAVFFYELRKALGDGVFLDVLRTYYQDRKYKLATPDDFLRVAEQVSGQELDDFYARWILE; encoded by the coding sequence TTGCGCGAAGGCAAAGGTCTGTGTATAATCTCGCCTGTGTTGATGATGAAGAAACAATGGAAGCCTCTGTGTTCGTTCGTTTGCTTCGCGGTGCTTTTCCTGGCATCAAGTTGCCAAAGGCTGTCGGTTTTCGTTCGTCCTACCCCGACTCCTTTTTCTACGGCCACGCCTGTGCTCTCTCCAGCCTGGCTGGATGTGGATGCGTATCGAGCGGCAATGTTGCCTACCACTGCAGACGATGTGACATTGATCGAATCCCCCACCTTCTACTACATCCGTGCGCAGGTAGACTGGGTTGGTGAGGAGCCACAGGTTTCTGTTTTTCAAGTTACGCATTACACAAACAGGACGGGCGAACCTCTGGATAGGCTTTACTTCCGCCTATGGCCTAACAAGCCAAGTTACGGTAGCATGCTGACCTTCCAGCGGGTGATGGTGCAAGGGGATGAACCTGAACTCGAATACAAGGCAGACAATACTGCGGTGGGTGTAATCTTGCCCCATCCTTTGCAGCCCAGCCAGTCCATAGAGGTGCACATGGAGTACCAAGTCACCGTGCCGGTTGGGAATGCACGCGGTTACGGCACGTTTAATTACCAAGATGGCGTTCTTCTCTTGTCCAATTTCTATGCCATGGTAGCCGTTTACGAACCGACAGGGTGGAACCTATCGCTGGCACCGGATTATGGCGACCCGGTGTACGCTGAGACAAGTTTCTTCACGATGGAACTGACTGTGCCGCAGGGCATGGTGGTCGTCACTTCGGGCTCCACAACCGAAAAGCGCGATAACGGCGACGGTACGACAACCTGGACCTGCCTCAGTGGCCCGATGCGTGATTTCATGGTGGTGGCAAGTGATCGCTTTGAGTCTTCCTCTTGTGCTGTAGGCTACATTCGCCTGAACTCGTATTACTTGCCAGAGCACAAAGAGGCGGGAGAAGAGATACTGGAGTATGCCCGCAATGGCCTGCGTGCCTATCAGCAGAGTTTTGGCCCCTATCCTTTTGCCGAATTCGATGTCGTGGAGGCGCCCATCTATGCCGGCGGGATGGAGTATCCAGGTCTGATCATGATTGGACAGCAATACTATGACCAAGGCGGCGAGTACTTCGAGTTCATTCTCGCGCACGAAGTGGCGCATCAGTGGTGGTACAGCGTGGTAGGGAATGACCAGGTAAACGTGCCATGGCTGGACGAAAGCTTGACCAATTTTTCTACCGTCTACTACTACGAGCATGCCTACGACCGCACTCGAGCGGATTTGGCCTTTCAGAATTTCATCGCTCGTCGCTATGAGCAGATCAAGGGAACGAGTCAGGACCTGCCAGTTGACCAGCCGGTGTTTGCCTTCGATCCTCAGGAGTACAGTCTTATCGTCTATGGCAAGGGGGCAGTATTCTTCTACGAATTGCGCAAAGCATTGGGTGATGGGGTATTCCTGGATGTCCTGCGCACCTACTATCAAGACCGCAAGTACAAGCTGGCTACGCCGGATGATTTTCTGCGCGTGGCGGAGCAAGTTTCTGGCCAGGAACTGGACGATTTCTATGCCCGCTGGATTTTAGAGTGA
- a CDS encoding MFS transporter: MKIPRHRVVLAFLLFNLMAGILFVGGALLVSFMRSFGTTPAQLGVVLSAGWAASVLGALVGGYLTDSIGSRRSILLFVILVTIFLLGQALSRHWLQAGACYVLGMGAQAAISPAGMALLKRAVGDEMSSSLGFLNTAFCAAAVPGAAITAWVVGKWGWPLLFMGKCGLYLVSLLILFLMLPEVQAGSHVPEEKVHWRDALRHPALLWICASVFVLPLGAYCGSYYPYYVQEHFGTEVQKLAWFDSIYNAMWLLSNWPAGMLADRAGAGYIAMAGYTLMGLAWLLFPFVSSLFFLYLFYAMYCLGNSMGFYATVFAQDVVPMQVKGRAVGLFNAAMHLGSAMGDGVGGLLWQGLGARFSFALGAGANFLSSFLLVIARSRKRRTA, translated from the coding sequence ATGAAAATCCCGCGCCATCGCGTTGTCCTGGCCTTTCTGCTGTTCAACTTAATGGCGGGCATCCTCTTCGTCGGTGGGGCATTGTTGGTCTCGTTCATGCGCTCTTTTGGCACCACCCCTGCTCAATTGGGCGTGGTACTGAGTGCAGGGTGGGCGGCCAGTGTCCTAGGCGCCTTGGTGGGCGGGTATTTGACCGACAGCATTGGCTCGCGTCGTTCCATTCTGCTCTTTGTCATCTTGGTCACTATCTTTTTGCTGGGTCAGGCCTTGTCTCGCCACTGGTTACAGGCTGGAGCCTGTTACGTCTTAGGGATGGGCGCACAGGCCGCTATTTCCCCAGCAGGGATGGCACTGCTGAAAAGAGCGGTGGGCGACGAAATGAGCAGTTCCTTGGGTTTCCTGAACACAGCTTTCTGTGCTGCTGCCGTGCCCGGGGCAGCGATAACAGCATGGGTGGTGGGAAAGTGGGGCTGGCCGCTTTTGTTCATGGGCAAATGCGGTCTTTATCTGGTCTCCTTGCTTATTCTTTTCCTGATGTTACCAGAAGTGCAGGCTGGGAGCCATGTGCCAGAGGAAAAAGTGCATTGGCGGGATGCCCTACGCCACCCGGCACTACTGTGGATCTGTGCCAGCGTCTTTGTGCTGCCTCTGGGGGCTTACTGTGGCAGTTACTATCCTTACTATGTTCAGGAGCATTTTGGAACAGAGGTACAGAAGTTGGCTTGGTTCGACTCCATCTACAACGCCATGTGGCTGCTTTCCAACTGGCCTGCCGGGATGCTTGCCGACCGCGCTGGAGCTGGCTATATCGCAATGGCAGGCTACACATTGATGGGACTGGCTTGGCTTCTTTTCCCCTTTGTCTCTTCGCTTTTCTTCCTCTATTTATTCTACGCTATGTACTGCTTGGGCAACTCGATGGGGTTTTATGCCACTGTCTTTGCCCAGGATGTAGTTCCCATGCAGGTCAAAGGACGGGCAGTCGGGCTGTTCAATGCTGCGATGCATCTGGGAAGTGCTATGGGAGATGGAGTAGGAGGCTTGCTGTGGCAGGGATTGGGGGCACGTTTCTCCTTTGCTCTGGGTGCTGGAGCTAACTTTCTGAGCAGTTTTTTGCTCGTGATCGCAAGAAGCAGAAAGCGGAGAACAGCATGA